A window from Pleuronectes platessa chromosome 6, fPlePla1.1, whole genome shotgun sequence encodes these proteins:
- the spsb1 gene encoding SPRY domain-containing SOCS box protein 1, translated as MGQKVPGGIKTIDMRDPAFSPLKLELQALSHTKPSRLDLLLDMPPAGLDAQVQHSWNNDDRSLNIFVKDDNKLVFHRHPVAQSTDAIRGHIGYTRGLHVWEISWAMRQRGTHAVVGVATSEAPLHSVGYAALVGSNAESWGWDLCRSKLYHDGKNHPGKTYPAFLEPDDTFIIPDSLLVVLDMDEGTLGYIVDGHYLGVAFRGLKGRKLYPVVSAVWGHCEIRIRYINGLDPEPLSLMDLCRRSVRVALGRDRLSEIHRLPLPASLKNYLLYQ; from the exons ATGGGGCAAAAAGTCCCTGGTGGCATTAAAACCATTGATATGCGAGATCCGGCATTCAGCCCCCTGAAGCTGGAGCTCCAGGCCCTGAGTCACACCAAGCCGTCTCGACTCGATCTGCTGCTGGACATGCCGCCTGCCGGCCTGGACGCGCAGGTCCAGCACTCGTGGAACAACGACGACCGTTCTCTCAACATCTTCGTCAAGGATGACAACAAGCTGGTGTTCCACAGGCACCCCGTGGCGCAGAGCACAGACGCCATCAGGGGCCATATCGGCTACACAAGGGGTTTGCACGTGTGGGAGATAAGCTGGGCCATGCGTCAGCGTGGGACACATGCCGTGGTCGGAGTGGCTACCAGTGAAGCCCCGCTACATTCCGTAGGCTACGCAGCGTTGGTAGGAAGCAATGCTGAGTCGTGGGGCTGGGACCTGTGCAGGAGTAAACTCTACCATGATGGCAAGAACCACCCAGGGAAAACATACCCAGCCTTCCTTGAGCCAGACGACACCTTCATAATACCCGACTCCCTCTTAGTAGTCTTGGACATGGACGAGGGAACTCTGGGTTACATAGTGGACGGACATTATCTAGGAGTAGCATTCAGAGGACTTAAGGGCAGGAAGCTGTACCCGGTGGTGAGCGCCGTGTGGGGACACTGTGAAATACGAATCCGGTACATAAATGGTCTTGATC CTGAACCCCTCTCTCTCATGGACCTGTGTAGGCGTTCGGTGAGGGTGGCATTAGGAAGAGACCGTCTGAGTGAAATCCATAGACTGCCTCTGCCAGCTTCTCTCAAGAACTACCTGCTCTACCAATGA